In Glycine max cultivar Williams 82 chromosome 15, Glycine_max_v4.0, whole genome shotgun sequence, the DNA window ctacgtggacactcaagcatcaagttttttatggtcatgtgacactagggctcaggattcattttccctatttaagtcaacccagtgtttccaaaatacgttcttttatcaatttgtgcattcattcgagtccattttgggcatccgggaaaattttcacagcattcacccttcaggtgtatacacattctttcaaaaactagttatgatcagcaaatttttttcaaagaacagttggaagtcatctcttttcaaaagcatgttgttttttagctagacaacctttattattattattattattattttttcttcttattcttttcttgctcgctctctttttttcatgaggtattttgctacctaaacatacgtatatttttgtgaggtattttgctatatacatgcatatccaaggtatcttgctacctaaacatacatatatacattttgtgaagtatttttgctacatacatgcatatccaaggtatcttgctacctaaacatatatatattttgtgaagtattcaaggtatctttctacctaaacatacatatatacatatttctttttgtgaggtatgactaccttccgagcttgtgcttgttttatttaaattcctaggatcatgagcaactaggtgtgtcctgctatgacttgagaaacaaaagtgatcaaataacaagcagagatttaaaaggtactaggttgcctcctagtagcgcttctttaacgtcttgagctggacgcatgatggcttgtcggtcacggacctagtactttacttacctttggctttggacttggtcacctattggtcggccatgggtcgtaagcaacactctaacctttttgtggatgagctgaggtgaactctagaggtgatggcggtgcgtctgttgcccgctgccggccatccccaggctgctgtggtgtttcgccctgcgcctgcctggggacgcagtacttcttgatgaaagctcgattagtagggggcttgatgcccttgctggaggtgacaggcactccgtagaactgacagagacccgtaattagagcttggaaacttcaagaccctgttggacttctccgggtccactgggtgcctTTGTGGGTGGGATTCCtgtaaacaatagatggtattaggaatcagttgaaccatatgtatacttacctatgtcacgatggcatgaccttgccggggggaataGGCACTCTGTAGGACTATGGAGGCCCGTAAcaagagctggaaaccccagggccctgttggacttcttcgggtccactgggcgtcttgtgggtgcgatccctgcaaacaatagatgacatcagaaatcaattgagccatgtgcatacttacctatgtcatgacggcacagaccaacggATACATCtacagggggagattggcattgtggtcgctgggcagaatgttgctaaatagcaacgtcatccatatccatgtaagagtggtcatgttggtgcgcatgatccgcacttgtctttttgcagcggcatgggtgaaatcttgccccggtatgcatagtagatgcgtgatagcctccctctctggatgtgctcgcacagttggtcgccctccaatatcagggggtggcccaggaactgataaaaggaaactacgagccccttaaccgggagcgcaagtctcggttaagcatctaagggcaaaggaccttatattctcctaaggtgtggatatggagcacactgaaaacgaggacgcgtagccctctaaaggcgagggcatgcagccctctgcaggcgaggatgtgagtcctctgatggcgaggacatatagtcctttaaaggtgataggtactagtacccaagggtccacctttatgagaaagcaagagatcaactcatcgagagggtcggtcatccaaaaagattggacacgagatgtaagaaatctatgcagttaacatgatttttagggatgcagacgcatgcaacctttgtcattaaatttggtaatgctgacctcatatgaaacaatgcaatgcaatggaaagttgtacaatgttcatgacattccttccctattttgtgattttgattttgatttaatttttttggaaaacacagattgactgtccttttgaaaagctgataattcatgcaaccttatcctatcttttgcaaatctctccgggaactccctcagagtgtatattctgtttgatttagttacttgaccattttggagtgtcggcaatggagtcatttgacgtttaatcaatctaagGTGGATGAATTCTCATTCAATTTTTCGTTTTGTACCATGTGAACTTATTTGTagtatttcattataggaactaacaacatcaagcatgtaaagattatcaattaaagaaccagaaccaaccatatttgaattttggtagaaactaactttattatttccaaatgaacaagaaaatccaaatttgtccaaactagaaatagaaatcaaattttgtctaaaagacgatacaacaaaagtctcaaacaaatccaaataaaatctaGTTTTTAAAGGTAATCTAAAAGTTCCAATTGCTTCTACTGCAACCTTCTTGCCATCACTCACAaagatgaatctttcatcatcacttggtGGTCGGCTCCACAGGCAACCCTGCATAGTCATACTTATGTGAGTAGTAGCACCAGAATCTACCCACCAAGTATCTTTAGGTACAAAAGCCAAATTAACTTATGAACAAACTAGAGTAAGAAATTTACCTTTCTTCACACGCCATGCGGCATACTTGGgacactctttcttcatgtgtccgGACTTCTTGCAGAAGAAACAGGCAAATTTCTCAtccttattttgtttcttttgctgaGAAGTCCCTTCCGCAGCACTCTtagtcttcttccttttcttattctgaAAGGTTGAAGTCAAGTGAGCACTTTCAGTCCTATCTCTCTATAGCCGCTCCTCCTCTTGCACACAGTGAGATATAAGCTCATTGAGGGACCATTTGTCCTTCTGAGTGTTATAActcactttgaattgcccaaaGTGTGCAGGAAGCGAGATCAAAACCAAGTGCACGAGTAGGTCTTCACCAAGCTCTAATTTCAGTGACTTAAGTTTTGATGTGAGATTGGACATCTCTATAATGTACTCCCTTATGTTCCCTTTGCCTTTATACTTCATGGAGATGAGTTTAGCCAAAAGGTTACTTGTCTCCGCCTTTTCATTTTTGGCAAAGTATTGCTCAATTTCCTCAAGGAATTTCTTTGCACTTTGACCCTCAGAAATAAAGCCCCTAAACGCCTCTGGAATAGAGCGCTTCATGATCATAAGGCACATTCGGTTGGACCGATCCCACTTCTCAATTTTTACCTCATTAGAGGTTTCCGGAGTAGAAATGGGTTGTTCTGTCCTCAATGCCAAGTCCAAATCCATACAACCAAGAACAATTTCTACGGCTTCCATCCAGACCTTAAAATTTGTCCCACTTGGGTAGCATTTGCAGCAAGGGTAATATTAACTaaagagagaacaaaaataatagcatgttcacaaataatcaagcaagtcatataaagtaaatatataacaagacatgcaaaTATTTCCCATAGCAGATCCATCACAAGATACCCACCACAATATTAATTCTAGTCTTTggacagagaaattaatttgtaattagcACTCTCAatgcaatgatcaaatattgacaattaaTTCTGACAAATAATAGCCTTTCTTTGGACCGACTATtattctcatgaaaaaaaacttaataattatcacatatttatcatcacatgtatgttattatttggccaaattgtgtCTTGCTTTGGGTCGGGcacaattcgcataaataattCCATACCAACATCCATGCAATTTAACTAAATCAATTTACATAATAGAGGTTACTTTGGCAACATAATGGTTcaaccaatttaattaaaattactggACACACAATCAAATGGAAAGGATCTGTGATGGTTAAATTTGCACCCAATTGTGATAGCAGTAAATGTTTGAAAAACTACATCATGGTAAACTAATTATGTACCCGAAACAAACATATCACGGTACTATCACAAATTTATACCAACCAcatgaataatataaattatcagcttatcaccatttcataaaaaaaatagttggccaaaaaaaattattcatataagaCAAAAGACCATTGTCTTATTACTgattcatataaacaaaaaaatatatatttatgaaattttgtcATGTACTAAATGCTAACACTGGATACGTAGAACCTTTATCCCAAATAGAATAATATGCCAGCAAAtgcaacacaaacaaaaaaaaattatacaacccCGTAAATCAAATGCAGAGGCCTTTTATTAATTCTAAAGAGGAGAAAAACTTTATGATCATAATACATAAATTTAggggttttacaattttattgatcaaaatagtttctcccaaaataaaattagtgttCATATAACTAAAAGGATCCAAATATAATACATATTAAACAAAGCTTTAAATCCCAATAATCTAACAGTAatggtggctctgataccacttgttgggaattttcaataaaccttataaaataccaaatgagcaccaaaacacattacgtcagattatcaagaggttttaaggaatacctggatccatTGAGAGCTTGATCAACATGCAGCAGAATCTGACAGTGGTcatgaacaattggtttaatgaccttcctcaaccaaatcaccttcttccttatgggacctttgttttctcttcagatggggagaggagaaattgtgatgcaatcctatcccgcaagggcattgggtagaagattccaagtagattgggctagagatccaagggtaggccctagggttctcataagcctta includes these proteins:
- the LOC112999607 gene encoding uncharacterized protein; amino-acid sequence: MEAVEIVLGCMDLDLALRTEQPISTPETSNEVKIEKWDRSNRMCLMIMKRSIPEAFRGFISEGQSAKKFLEEIEQYFAKNEKAETSNLLAKLISMKYKGKGNIREYIIEMSNLTSKLKSLKLELGEDLLVHLVLISLPAHFGQFKVSYNTQKDKWSLNELISHCVQEEERL